The Streptomyces bacillaris sequence CACGCCGACCGCCGTGATCTCACGGCCTTTGTTGATCATCGTGGTGTCGTATGCGGCGTTGCCGACCGCCAGGATGTTCGTGCTCGCGACGGCCGGACCGCTCAACGCACCCGTACCGGTGGCCGCCGTAGCTGCCAGTACCAGCAAGCGGCGGGCAACGCGCTTCGTGGACATCAAACATCCCTCCGTTCGGGACGCCAAGTGCGTCCGCGACACCCCTAACGGCCCAATGCCCCAAAGGGCACGTAGATTTCGCCAACTACGGCGGCAAGTTCGCGAGCGTGGGGCCGGAGGTAAGACACCTTCGGCCCGGTGGACTGGGAACTCTGACCGGCACCCCATCCTCCACACCCGAAGCTGATCCCACGTGTGCACGTAGTGGGTCAGACAGCCACCGACTCGTACGGCGGCCACCAGGATCCAGGAAGCCTCCGTCGTCCAGCCGGGACATAGTTCGGCACCGCAGTGCGTCCCCCTGAGGTCGGGTGACGAACATCCCTGCGCTTGGACAGCCCGGAGGCTTTGGTCGGATCAGAGGGACAGGCGGGTGCTGTGGGCGGTGTTGAGGAGGTGGCGTAGACGCAGGCCGTCAGGGGCGACGGCGGTGATGAGCGCCGCGGGGCCTACGAGGGGGGTGAGGACCGCCAGTCCGTCCTGCGAGGTTTCGGTCAGGGCCTGGGAGGTGGGTGGTTCCGGGGCGAAGCTGGGGTCCACGATGAGGATTTGGCCGGTTGCCCGGTGGTGGGCGAGAACGGCCGAGCTGTCCCAGCCGACGGCTCCCGGCCCGTAGTCCGCCGCTTGGTCGAGGAGTACTCGTCCGCCGCGGCGGACGGTGAGCCGGGTGGTCACGCGGCCGGGTGGTTCACCTGTGCGCCCGAGTGCCAGCTCCTCGCGCAGGACGAGTCGTGCGGTGGGGGCGAGGTCGATCGTCCACGTCTGCCGCAGATTGCTGTCGGCGGCGCTGATCAGGGGTTTGGGCCCCCAGCGGAGTTCCGCGTGGTCCTCCACGGACAGGTGCACGTCGTATGTGGCATGTGCTGTGGTGGGGCCTCTCAGGGCGAGGGTCGCGGCCGCGGAGGTGACGTGGAGGGCGGCGCCCTGCTGGGCGGTGGCCTCGATGCGCAGGCGGTCGCCGCCGAGGGGAGCGCTCATGGCCCCGACGATGCAGACCCGCGCCTCGGAGCCCCGTGAGCGCAGTCGCCGGAGTTCGAAGGGGCCGTCGCCGTCGAGAACGGGCAGGACGGTGCCGCCGGCCCGGGCTGCGGCCGCAATGCGTGCCGTGGCTCGTACGCCGAAGGCGGCCGTGCCGTGGCCTGTCGGAGCGGCGGGTGCGGTGGCGGAGGTCATGCGGAGCCTGCGGCCCAGTCGGTGAGGTGTTCGCGGACCCAGTCGGCGACGGCCTTGACGCCGCCTTCCTCCTTGAGTGAGGTGAAGGCGACGGGGAGTTCACCGCGCTGCTTCTTGGCGTCCAGGGCCATCTGCTCCAGGTCGGAGCCGACATAGGGGGCGAGGTCGGTCTTGTTGATCACGAGGAGGTCGGCGGTGGTGACGCCGGGCCCGCCCTTGCGCGGGATGTCGTCGCCGCCCGCCACGTCGATGACGAAGATCTGCGCGTCGACCAGGCCCTTGGAGAAGGTGGCGGTGAGGTTGTCGCCGCCGGACTCCACCAGGATCAGGTCGAGGGGGCCAGTCGTCTCTTCCAGCTCCTCGACGGCTTCGAGGTTGGCGGAGATGTCGTCGCGGATCGCGGTGTGCGGGCAGGCGCCGGTCTCCACGGCCTGGATACGCTCGGGCGGCAGGACCGCTTGCCGGAGCAGGAAGTCGGCGTCCTCGCGGGTGTAGATGTCGTTGGTGACCACGGCGATGGACACCTCGGTGCGCAGGGTCCGGCACAGGGCCGCGACGGTGGCGGTCTTGCCGGAGCCGACGGGCCCGCCGAGCCCGATGCGCAGCGCGCGGCGGGTGCCGTCGGGGCGCTCGGTGGATGGGGCGCTGTAGGTGTGACGGTGCGGGAACTTCCCGTCGAGATCATGGTCGAGGTGCATCCGGTTTCCTTGTGTGGTGTCTCGTTGTCGGTGTGTGGTGTCCCGGTACCGACGTCAGGAGGCGAAGAGGCGTGCGGTCCGGGTGGCGTGTTGCTGGGCACTGATGTCCAGCAGCGGCGCGGAGGCCGCGGGCAGGGCGTCGACTCCTTCTTCGGCGATGCGTTGGGCCGACGCGGTGGCGGCTGCGGCGACGCGGTCGAGCTCCGGTGCCAGGCGGGCGAGCACGGTGCTCGCATCGAACGGGTCCAGGCTCAGCAGCCGGACCGTGGCGGTGGCCGGTCCGCTGACGGTTTCGTACACCGCCGCGTAGGCGGCATCCAGCGGGTCAAGTCCGGCCGACCGGGCGGCCACGCCCAGGACCACCGGCTGGTGCGCGCCCCGTGGCAGGGCCGCCGCGAGCGCGTCGAGTTCGGCCGACGGCCACGTGGCGCGGGCCGCCCGCATCATCTGCCGGCCCAGCTTGCGGGCGGTGTTCCGCAGGGCGGCCACGGGGGTACGGGCGTCGGCGGCCTGGTCCACGGCCAGGGGATCGTGACCGGTGGCGGCCGCGGCGGCCAGCGCCGCCGCGACCAGCCCGGCGGTGTGCAGCCGCCCCCGGCAGAACTCCTCCAGCGTGCCGGCATCCGTGATCCGGCCGGCCGCGACCGCCGGTTCGGCACCGCCCGAGTGGGCGTGGCCTCCGGCGGGAAACCGCCCGTCGGCCAGGATGAGCAGCGCGGCAAGGTTCATTCTTCATTCCTCTGCTTGACGGCTCGGCTCGCTGCGCTCCGGGGAAGCTCAGAAGAGGAAGTAGCGCTGAGCCATCGGGAGTTCGGTGACATACGCGCGATCGACGATGTGGTCGTCGACGTAGGTCGTCACGTCCGTCACCTTCGCTCCGCCGATGATGACGTCGTAGGTGTCGGGGTCGATGCGGACGTGAGGGGTGGCGTGGTTCTCCTTCATGTGGGCCTTCTTGACGCCGCGCGTGTCGGCGATCGCCTTGAACCGCTTGCGCAGCGTGGACCGCTTGCTCAGGCCGTTGCCGAGGGCGCGTTCGGTGACGAAGTTGTAGGAGAGGGAGCCGGGCGCCAGGCCGGTGGCCCCCCACATGGGGCGGGGCAGCACGGGTTGGGGGGTGGGGATGGAGGCGTTGGCGTCGCCGACCTGCGCGTAGGCGATCTGGCCGCCCTTGATGACCATGTGTGGTTTGACGCCGAAGAACTTCGGCTCCCACAGGACCAGGTCGGCCAGCTTTCCGGTCTCCACGGAGCCGACGACGGCGTCGATGCCCTGGGCGAGTGCCGGGTTGATGGTGTATTTCGCGACGTACCGACGAGCGCGCCGGTTGTCCGCCGGAGGCGGCTGAGCCTCCGGGGTCGTGTCCACCGCCCCTTCACCCCGCGGAGACTCCGCCTTCGGACCGTTCTCCGGCTCGTCCCGCGGCCGGTCTTCCTCCAGGAAGCCACGGCGGACCTTCATCACGTGGGCGGTCTGCCACGTACGCATGATCATCTCGCCGATACGGCCCATGGCCTGGGCGTCCGAGGACATGATCGAGATGGCGCCGAGGTCGTGGAGGATGTCCTCGGCGGCCATCGTGGAGGGCCGGATCCGGGAGTCCGCGAAGGCGAGGTCCTCCTCGACCTTCGGGTTGAGGTGATGGCAGACCATCACCATGTCGAAGTGCTCCTTGACCGTGTTGACGGTCAGCGGACGGGTGGGGTTGGTGGAGGCGGGCAGCACATTCGGCTCGCTCACCATCTTGATCATGTCTGGGGCGTGGCCGCCTCCGGCGCCCTCGACGTGGAAGACATGGATGGAGCGGCCGCCGATGGCGCCGATGGTGTCCTGGACGAACCCGGCCTCGTTCAGCGAGTCGGCATGGAGGGCGAGCTGGACCCCGGTCTCCTCACACACCTCCAGGCACCGCTCGATGACCGCCGGCGTGGCGCCCCAGTCCTCGTGGATCTTCAGGCCGAGGACACCCGCGTCGACCTGGGCGAGCATCGACTCCTTCGACATCGTGGCGCCCTTGCCGAGCAGCCCGATGTTCACCGGCGCACTGTCCAGCGCCTCGAACATGCGGCTGACGTGCCAGGAGCCGGGAGTGACCGTGGTCGCCGTGCTGCCTTCCGCCGGGCCTGTACCGCCGCCGATGAGCGTGGTGACACCCGCCGCGAGCGCCTCGCGGACCTGGTCGGGGCAGATGAAATGGACGTGCGTGTCGATCCCGCCGGCGGTCAGGATCCTGCCCTTGCCCGAGATGACCTCGGTGTCCGGACCGATGACGAAGTCGGTGGGCCGGGGACCGATCCCGTTATGAGGCATCGCGTCCTCATGGAGGGGGTTCATGGTCTCGGGGTTGTACGCCTTGCCCAGCGCGACGATGTTCCCGTCGCGGAGGGCGACATCCGCCTTGACGATGCCCCAGTGGTCCAGAACGACAACCCCCGTGATAACGGTGTCCGGGGGGCTCGCCGTCGCGGAGCCGGCCGGCTTCCCGCGTTTGGAGTTCGCCGGGTCGCGCGACACGACGGACTGTCCCATCGACTCGCGGATCACCTTGCCGCCGCCGAAGACCATCTCGTTGCCGCTGCGGCCGGGGCCTCCCGACCAGTCGTCCTCGATCCTGATGCTGAGAGCGGTGTCTGCGAGGCGGATACGGTCACGGGTCGTCGGCCCGAAGCGGTCCGCATAGGCCGGTCGCGTCAACGGGTCGAAGGCCGTCGGCTCTTCCGAGCAGCAGGAGCAGTCGGGGCACTGAACCGTGGTACTCACATCTGCTCCCTGGCGAACGAGCCCTTGACCTTGTCGAGCGAGCCGTTGACCTTCTCGGGCAGGCCCTCGACCCTGTCGCGCAGACCGTGGACCACCCGGGCGCCCTCGATGGGGACGAGCTGGACCTTCTCGGTGATGCCGGGCTCGAACCGCACCGAACTGCCGGCGGGGACGTTCAGACGCCTGCCCCACGCTTCCTTACGGACGAACTCCAGCCCGTCGTTGACCTCGGCGAAGTGATAGTGAGAGCCGACCTGAACGGGCCGGTCGGTCGGATTGGCGACCATCAGCTCCGTCACCTCACCGAGCTGCCTGTTGCGCTCGTTGAAGACCACCCACTCGTCCCCCCTCACGGGGGAGAAGTCGACCTTCCCCGGACAGGTGGCCCGCTCCTCGTCCTGGCCTGCCTCCGGGAACGGGCCGTGGATGGTGACCAGCTTGGTGCCGTCGGGGAACGTGGCTTCCACCTGCACGTTCTCGATCATCTCGGGGATGCCCTCCATGACCTCCTCCCGGGAAAGCACCTTGCGGCCGGACGACATCAGCTCGGCCACGGTCCTGCCGTCCCGGGCACCTTCGAGAACATGAACGATCAACAGCGCCATGGCCTCCGGGTAGTTCAGCAGCACTCCGCGGGCCCGGCGCTTCTCCGCCACGTCGGCGGCCACGTGCATCATCAGGCGTTCTTGCTCGTGTGGGGTGAGGTGCACAGATGTTTCCCTGCATCGGCTTCCGCCCAGGACTCCTGCCCTGGGCCACGAGCAGGGGACACGGCCACGCGCATCCACGGTCCCGGAAGCTCTCAGGCGATGCTTCCGGTGCTCTTGGCGCAGCACGGGCATCGCCCTTTGGCCACTCAGCCCCAACTCGACGTGGATCCATCATGATCACGCCGACAGAGCCGAAACCGCGTACCGGGCACGGTGCACCCGAATGAGTGATCACCATGGAAGGGGAGCTGACAGCACGTTGAGATCCGGAGCGGTGTGAGGGTCCGGGGTACGGGGCGGACAGTCGGCCAGATATGCGGCGAGGAGGCGGGCGTGCAGGTGCACGTCGGCCTGGGCAATCCGCAGCCGTGCCTGCAGCCTCTCGGCGAGCGGGCAGCAGGTCGCGGCGTCGCCGCCGCGAGGTCGAGGACGGTGCAGGCCAAGAGCGGTCCGGCGAAGGCCACAGAGTCGCCGAGGCGGACGTCACCGAGATCGACGTCGAGCGCGCCAGATACCGGGCGGCGGGGACGGTCGCCCCGCCGTCACGGCCCAGGAGCCCCGCCACCGCGCCGCGTACGGCACGGGCCCACCGGAACGCGCTGCCCCATCTCCCCCCAGGGGCGGGGGGACTCCTTGCCGCGGCACGCCACGCGTTGGGAAACCACAGCAACGGGTGACAGCGTCAAGAACCGACAGATGCGCTGGACTCCTGGTCGACACCCGTCGTGCACTGCCGCGCGGCACAGACTGGGTCGGGCCAGCGCCGTCACCGGTTCCTGTGGCGAGCAG is a genomic window containing:
- a CDS encoding urease subunit alpha codes for the protein MTRPAYADRFGPTTRDRIRLADTALSIRIEDDWSGGPGRSGNEMVFGGGKVIRESMGQSVVSRDPANSKRGKPAGSATASPPDTVITGVVVLDHWGIVKADVALRDGNIVALGKAYNPETMNPLHEDAMPHNGIGPRPTDFVIGPDTEVISGKGRILTAGGIDTHVHFICPDQVREALAAGVTTLIGGGTGPAEGSTATTVTPGSWHVSRMFEALDSAPVNIGLLGKGATMSKESMLAQVDAGVLGLKIHEDWGATPAVIERCLEVCEETGVQLALHADSLNEAGFVQDTIGAIGGRSIHVFHVEGAGGGHAPDMIKMVSEPNVLPASTNPTRPLTVNTVKEHFDMVMVCHHLNPKVEEDLAFADSRIRPSTMAAEDILHDLGAISIMSSDAQAMGRIGEMIMRTWQTAHVMKVRRGFLEEDRPRDEPENGPKAESPRGEGAVDTTPEAQPPPADNRRARRYVAKYTINPALAQGIDAVVGSVETGKLADLVLWEPKFFGVKPHMVIKGGQIAYAQVGDANASIPTPQPVLPRPMWGATGLAPGSLSYNFVTERALGNGLSKRSTLRKRFKAIADTRGVKKAHMKENHATPHVRIDPDTYDVIIGGAKVTDVTTYVDDHIVDRAYVTELPMAQRYFLF
- a CDS encoding urease subunit gamma gives rise to the protein MHLTPHEQERLMMHVAADVAEKRRARGVLLNYPEAMALLIVHVLEGARDGRTVAELMSSGRKVLSREEVMEGIPEMIENVQVEATFPDGTKLVTIHGPFPEAGQDEERATCPGKVDFSPVRGDEWVVFNERNRQLGEVTELMVANPTDRPVQVGSHYHFAEVNDGLEFVRKEAWGRRLNVPAGSSVRFEPGITEKVQLVPIEGARVVHGLRDRVEGLPEKVNGSLDKVKGSFAREQM
- a CDS encoding urease accessory protein UreD, with protein sequence MTSATAPAAPTGHGTAAFGVRATARIAAAARAGGTVLPVLDGDGPFELRRLRSRGSEARVCIVGAMSAPLGGDRLRIEATAQQGAALHVTSAAATLALRGPTTAHATYDVHLSVEDHAELRWGPKPLISAADSNLRQTWTIDLAPTARLVLREELALGRTGEPPGRVTTRLTVRRGGRVLLDQAADYGPGAVGWDSSAVLAHHRATGQILIVDPSFAPEPPTSQALTETSQDGLAVLTPLVGPAALITAVAPDGLRLRHLLNTAHSTRLSL
- a CDS encoding urease accessory protein UreF yields the protein MNLAALLILADGRFPAGGHAHSGGAEPAVAAGRITDAGTLEEFCRGRLHTAGLVAAALAAAAATGHDPLAVDQAADARTPVAALRNTARKLGRQMMRAARATWPSAELDALAAALPRGAHQPVVLGVAARSAGLDPLDAAYAAVYETVSGPATATVRLLSLDPFDASTVLARLAPELDRVAAAATASAQRIAEEGVDALPAASAPLLDISAQQHATRTARLFAS
- the ureG gene encoding urease accessory protein UreG translates to MHLDHDLDGKFPHRHTYSAPSTERPDGTRRALRIGLGGPVGSGKTATVAALCRTLRTEVSIAVVTNDIYTREDADFLLRQAVLPPERIQAVETGACPHTAIRDDISANLEAVEELEETTGPLDLILVESGGDNLTATFSKGLVDAQIFVIDVAGGDDIPRKGGPGVTTADLLVINKTDLAPYVGSDLEQMALDAKKQRGELPVAFTSLKEEGGVKAVADWVREHLTDWAAGSA